ttatttaccattCAGAATTTATGAAATGATATCCCAGGCTGTATAGCTTCTACTGaacaatgaaccatgaacaatgaACCATGACATTGTTCATTGTTCAGTAGAAGCTATACAGCCTGGGCTATGAATTCTGAATGGTAAATTTAATGTAAAATGAATATACGTTACTTGTAGTACTGTATTAATGATTCAAATGTACATTTGTCTAATCTACAGTATCAGCTCCTTGTCTCACTTGCCAGACAGCAGCTCCCCATGCTCGTTTTTCCAATGCTGTAGAGATCCATTCATCAACCCATCTTATTTTAAATGTAACTGGGAAATGAACAATGTCTTATTTAAGCATCGATATTGAACAGCCACAGATGAGTGTCGCTCTTGTTCGGGCTGATTGTACCAGTCACAAGTAAAATGGTAAAACAAGGCTTCTTGACCCTATACTCATTCCAGAAGTGAGTATATTATTTTATCAAGTAAAGACTGTTTCAAGTAAAGACTGGGCTGGTTCAATTTGTTCATTTCTCCTCAGCACATCACAgggactgtcaactgtgtgactgCAGGGTTAAACCTCAGACGTTTTCAGTAAAAAAAGACTCTCTTTGCCTTGGCTTAGAGTGAAGTTTAATTAAATCACTCCTTTGACTCAGGTCACTCAACAATTAAAATGTCTGAACTGGTTATCACCAGTTGGCTAGTTTGCTGTTCAAAAATACCCTAATTCATCATGTCCTCATTCATTGATCAATTGCAAAACCTCCTCCATTCTCAGTAATTTGTAGGTGTAAATCTTCATTCGATTTCAGATGTATTCTAATCTAATATAATTGATGACTATGATATCTATCATTCACGTGTAGCCAGTGGCACACTTGTTTTTCCATCTACAGCAtttcccctcctttctcctctgagATGTGTGATGAATTTTTCAGGCGATGCCTTGTTAATAAGCTTGGGGGCTTGGATAAGAGgcggaagagagagcgagagagaactgGTGGGGGTGGGCCCTGGGTTAGAGTTGTTGTTTTGCTGTGAGTGGTTAAAAGCTGGTCGTAGCCTACACCTCATACGGTTACagctctgttgtgtgtgtgtgtgtgtgtgtgtgtgtgcgtggttagATTTCTGTTGTGGTCTTTTGTTTCAGGCACAGATGTTGCTAAGCAAAGAGGGGatgaaaaggtgaaataatacaatgatactgaacaaaaatataaacgcaacgtgttaagtgttggtaccatgtttcatttgctgaaataaaagatcccataaatgttccatatgcacaaaaagcttatttctctcacattttgtgtacaaatttgttaacatccctgttagtatttctcctttgccaagataatccatccacctgacaggtgtggcatatcaagaagttggtTCAACAGCATTGTCATtgcataggtgcaccttgtgctggggacaataaaagtccactaaaatgtgcagttttgtcacacaacacaatgccacagatgtctcaagttttgagagagcatgcaattggcatgctgactgcaggaatctcCACCAGAATTTGATGTTCATttgtctaccataagccgcctccaacgtcgttttagacaatttggcagtacgtccaaccggccacacaaatgcagaccacgtgtaaccacgccagcccagtaccttcacatccagcttctttacctgtgggattgtctgagaccagccacctggacagctgatgaaactgaggagtgtttctgtctctaataaagcacttttgtgaggaaagactcattctgattggctgggtctggctccccactgggtgggcctggctctcaAGTGTGTGGGCCTATTCCCTCCCAGGCCCAGCCAtgccaagtcatgtgaaatcgaTATAGGgcgtaatttatttatttttcattgattgatttccttatatgaactgtaactcagtaaaatcattgacatttttgttcagtatagaaaaaTGAGCAGTGTTACATTTATTTGAAAAACTATTtccgagaggagggagagaaatactCAAGGGCGGTGTTACAATTAGGTCTAGATTCAGCTTTATTTGGAAAGCAATTTCTGAAAGGACACCATTTTTCTCAGAAAGTATGAGGCAATCCCCAGAAAGAGAAGTATAGGGCTACAGTGGAAAAGTCCCAAATGTTAAAGTAAAGAACAAACCATGAGGAAGCCAGACACCTAAAGGGGCAGTCCAGTACTGTCTCCCTTTACAAACCTAGGGTTGTGTTCACACAACGGAAAATGGAAATGAgcacatgctaacatgctaacaacTCAACATGCTAAGTGCAATGTTTTCTGAATATTCCTTGACAACTCACATGCAAATTTTCATAAATCCGAGGGCTGACTTTAAACCATGTTGCCACTTTTGGACAGTCGCACATAATCATGCATGTGACCCACAATGCATATGACTCAGCTTCTGTATCCTTTGAGCAACTTACTCATTGGTCCTTTAGTGGCCCCTAAGGGGAGGGTTATAAGGCCTTTCCTGTGAATACAGAGTAATTatgtgtatgtctctgtatgtgtatgtaAGTTAGGTAAAGTCTATCACATTAACAGAAGACAAAGACCAAAAAAAAAGCTTGGAAATAAACCATTAACTCCAATTGTGATCAATATTAAAAGACTTTTATTAAGTTACCTTACAACCAAAGGCCATCTATAAGCATGATTTGTTCCGCAGATATCCAGCCAATATGAATGACCTGGAAAAGTCTCTGGAAAAAGGGTCTGCAAATAGAGTGATTTAGAGTTAATCCTGTGGTTTCCTAATTTGTATTTACATACATTTTGGCATACCGAAATGGGAAATGTGACttctttttttccctctctctctttacccttcaGACATCATGCATGACCCGAGTGTGACTCAGACCAGCGTGGCTGCCATCAACTGTAGCACTGATGCTCCCCCGTGCACCCCGAACTACGAAGAGGACCGCGTGCCCCTGGTGGTGCTTTACAGTGTGGTGCTGGTCATCGGGCTGCCTGCCAATATCGCTACTGTCTACCTGACCTTCCTCCAGGTGTGCCGCAAAAATGTCCTGGGCATCTACCTGTTGAGTCTGTCCGTGTGTGACCTCATGTACCTCTGCACCCTGCCCATGTGGGCCAACTACGTGAACGCGGGCCACCAATGGCGCTGGAGCTCAATGGCTTGCAAGGTGACGGGCTACTTCTTCTTCAACAACATGTACATCAGCATCTTCCTGCTGTGCTGCGTCTCCAGTGACAGATACGTGGCCGTGGTCTACGCCGTGGAGTCGCGCGGCCTTCGCCGACAGAGACTGGCGGTTGCAGTTACCGTGGCCATCGTCTTGGTGGTGTTCGTGGGCCACGTGCCGGTGTTTACCATGCCAGAGGGCGATGCGGCAGAGGGGCAGCGGCGCTGCTTCGAGCCAGGCAAGGGCACGTCCACCGTGACGGGTTTCAACTATGCCCGCTTCGTCATTGGCTTCCTGTTCCCCCTGGTTGTGCTGGTGGTTACTAACCGTGCCATCCTGGCCAACGTGCAGGCTAGCACAGGGCTACGGCAGTGCCAGAAGGAGCGGGTGCGCTACTTGGCGTTCGCCGTGGTGGTCCTCTTCCTGGTGTGCTTCGCGCCATACCATGTCATTCTGCTGCTGCGCGCAGTCACCTTCCACTTCACTGAGCTGCAGAAGTGCCATTTCCAGGAAAGCCTCTATACCCCTTACACTATCTCCCTGGGCCTGTCCACCTTCAACAGCGCCATCAACCCCATCCTCTATGTGCTTTCCAGCGACAACATCCGCAAGGAGCTGCGTCGCGGCCTTGCAGGCCTCCGGGGGCGGGCCACCCTGCGGCCGCGTTCCACCGACAGCAGCCAGCACAAGATGCACAACTCCAAGAACTCGTCAGAAGTGGCGGCCGCCACACAAGAGGCGGAAAAGCATGGTCATTGATGGCAGAGGAAGGTTAGGGGTTTGATGTTCAGTATATATGCTCAAACTATGGGAGCCAGAGGGATATGCAGGTGTGACTACTGAAGGAACCCTGGACTGGTGACTTGCAGGTACTCTGGAATATTAAACAGACTCAGCATAGAGCCAGGTGGAACCCCAAACATAGCAAGAGCAATGGGGGACGATGTAATCCATCTATCCCAGAATCTGACTAAGGAAATTATATCATTGAAACGGTTCAAGCAGGGGCATTGTCTCCCTATAGATGGCATCATTCTAACAAGACTCGCAGTTGCCAGGAGCCGTCTGTCTAACGGCAAATGTTGCAAAGTTTGATAAGAGAATGACGGCATAAACAGCGCAAACCATCATTCTGTTATCAAACTTTGCACCTGCACTGTTcatcaagtaaatgtgtttttgtaaaattttCTATGGAAATTGTTTGACGCActcattgtgcatagagttgtatggtttgtttaactttgcagtcattggtttttgtttgacatacattttaaagtgaaaaatctgagtgtCAGTGTCACTCTGTTACCATGAAATTGCCCCTAACCAAACGTGGAGCTCATCTCAAAAAATTTAGACTTTGCTAATCTGCTTAACACTAGTTTCTAATTCTGAAGTTCACTCTGCTCTTTGTAGCTATGACGTACTGGCTATACGCATACAGTCATTGATACTACGGCAAACCATGCTTGATCAGCTGAGCAAACTTGCTCCAGCTAGCAGCCTTACCATTGCTTGTTTGAATGGCCATTACGgtagctaaactcagcaaaaaaataaacgtcctctcactgtcaactgcgtttatattcagcaaacttaatatgtgtaaatatttgtatgaacataacaagattcaaaaactgagatataaactgaacaagttccatagacatgtgactaacataaattgaataatgtgtccctgaacaaagggggggtcaaaatcaaaagtaacagtcagtatctgaagtggccaccagctgcattaagtactgcagtgcatctcctcctcatggactgcaccagatttgccagactgtgagatgttacaccactcttccaccaaggcacctgcaagttcctgtaCATTTCTGagaggaatggccctagccctcgccctccgatccaacaggtcccagacgtgctcaatgggatttagatccgggctcttcgctggccatggcagaacactgacattcctcttgcaggaaatcacccacagaacgagcagtatggctggtgacattgtcatgctggagggtcatgtcaggatgagcctgcaggaagggtaccacatgagggaggaggatgccttccctgtaacgcacagcgttgagtttGCCTGCaaagacaacaagctcagtccaatgatgctgtgacacaccgccccagaccatgaaggaccctccacctccaaatcgatcccgctccagagtacaggcctcgggtgtaacgttcattcctttgacgataaacgcgaatcctaccatcacccctggtgagacaaaaccgcgactcgtcagtgaagagcactttttgccagtcctgtctggtccagcgacggtgggtttgtgcccataggagacgttgttgccggtgatgtctggtgtggacctgccttacaacaggcctacaagccctcagtccagcctctctcagcctactgcggacagtctgagcactgatggagggattgtgcattcctggtgtcaCTCGggctgttgttgttgccatcctgtacctgtctcgcaggtgtgatgttcggatgtaccgatcctgtgcaggtgttgttacacatggtctgccactgcgaggacgatcagctatcTCCCTGTAGCGCTATCTTAGccatctcacagtatggacattgcaatgtcttgccctggccacatctgcagtcctcatgcctccttgcagcatgcctaaggcacgttcacgcagatgagcaaggacccgggtcatctttcttttgtttttttttcagagtcagtagaaagccctctttagtgtcctaagttttcataactgtgacttaacttaattgcctaccatctgtaagctgttagtgtcttaacgaccgttccacaggtgcatgttcattaattgtttatggttcattgaacaagcacggtgtttaaaccctttacaatgaagatctgtgaagttatttggatttttacgaattatctttgaaagacacggTCCTAAAAAggtacgtttcttttttttgctgagtttagtttgcCAGCTTGTTGATGAAGTTGTATGACACCAAAGTTAAGGGAATGTTCGAAAAAATCAGTATCTGACTCTGACAGCTGTCACTGTGCCTTGCTACTTCGTAACATTTGGCCAACACGATAGCATTGCAGCTAGAGCAATCAGCTGTGCTACAGAACTCGACGCACTAATCACGGCAGAACAGAAACTGAGCTCATTTGTGTTATTAGCTGGAATTTAACTacactagctaggtagctagagGGAGTATTCCGATTTGAGTGTGTGAACTGGCGTTGTTAGCATCCCGTAGTTTCATATGGATGGATTTGAGTTCAGCCAGCAAGTTGGTTCAGCCAGCAAGcagacactagctagctagcaaattttCGTAAACACACCTTAGCTAGATGTAGCATTAGGAAAAAAACGTCAGTATTAGCTACAGATGTATTGTTTTTGGTAAGACTAACTCTGACTCTTTTGAGGATGAAAGGGGGTTCAGTGGACGATGTCACCTTGTTAACATTTTCTAATGTTAGGGCAGCATATTGTAGCCTAACGTCTTTTTAGCTATCCTCGATTGTTTGCGAGTTATCACACAGGGCCTTGACTCCCAGAGCCTTTGTAGCATTGAATCAATTGAGTTGTATTTTGCAACTAGGCTACTGTTTCTGTGATAACATGTGCGTAATGATGTGCCCTATCTGTAATTTAGTGCATTGTAATTGGGTAAACATAATAAGCAGCCTCAATTGCCTATTTGCAGCCATAGGAGGTAAaatctctctaggagctgatccgtcgtcagtattgtggaataattctaatgccaaggtaagatttgaatggagaaagctgatccgagagcagtGCTGCTTTTCTTTGgatcctatcagtatcgacacatgGTCTAACAACGCACGTGGAGAACGTCCTCTCTGCGTGTTTGTTTGGAAAACACTGAAAAGGTTGTAAATAAAGGTGCATCTGGTACGATCGTCGTAatgcttaaaggcccagtgcagtgaaAAACATGATttgtatatatttccacactatgaagttggaataatactgtgaaattattCTGGTACCCTTTAATgttagagctgtttgaaaagatcgCCTGAAGTctattttggtgggatggagtttttgtCTGCCTGGTGACATCCCCAGGCGgtgaccactcccagacagtcctagcagaaTTCTTGCTTGAGACATTGCTCTTTGCTCTTTGACCATTTTAACTGAAAACAATCACATTAAGATACTTAATTGATAGCCAGAAATGATTCAATATtgatatttttaaaaaatggctgcattggacctttaagttaCATCACAGCTGGGAAACGAGGCCCTGATCTGAGACATTAACGTTAAGTTAATTTCTGCGTCATGTTTTGCTGTTCATCTCCAGATGAAGGACTTGCCAATGTTTTGACAAACTCCACATTTATTTGTGTCCATATGAAAGAGAAGTTTGAAACTTGCCTCTGCTGCTAATTTAGGAGTGAGAAACTTTTACAAAAGTGTCTATTACTGAAGCTTTTCTATGAATGGAAATAATGTGTTTTCCTTTGGAGAAACAGTATTTCAAGTCGTGCGAAAGCTAATCCAATATGTTACGTTGCAATACATAGATACTGTGTTTCACAGTAGATGGATAGATCGACATCATGTTCTTAAAGTTTAATCAACTTGTATTTTGAAAACAAGAACAATTGTAGTATTCGTCATGTTTTAGGTGTTAAGTGTTTTGTAACAATGTAAATATAAGTGAAGATATAATCTTCATATAACCTTTTATAACCGTAATATAACATTTTATACACTTTGGTGTTTTTCCTCCTATATTGCAGACCATTGTAGAAGTTTGTAAAAAAGCTAAAGGTTGTTCTGTTTATTAGAAAATTGCACTTCTTGAATATTATTTATACCGTTTCTGTACATTTTTAAGTAAACATTTGAAGTAAAGTGTCTCATTTTAGTTTCATTATTGAAGCGGATGTCTGTACATATTTATCTTTCTCTTACTGGTGAGAAGGGAGTTTCACACTAAAAGGGTAACAACCAAAGAGTCTGAGAGCACGTAGGAACTTAAAAGGCTAACAGATAAAATAGCAGCGAAAAAAGCTTTCCTGCACTAATACACTGTCAGATTTTGCAGTTTGCTCTCTTTCGTGAGATGGAAAAAACTCTGTTAGTGTCACAAATGATCTTACATCTCTGAACGTGCAGATGAAAATATGTTTAAGAGCTGTGTCAACAGAAAGAGGATCCGGTAAGATTGTGGTTTGGAACTTTTCTCATTTTCTTTTTCACTGACAAAGAATACGGAAAACTGTTAGGTCTAGCTGTTCTCAGGCCTTCATTTTGGTTGACACATTTATGTAAACAAAGTTCATGAAGGTGGACAGATTTAATTAAATGGTTAATGACACTGCGTGTATGAATTACTATATGTGGTTTCGCTGGTGgtagaagtcggaagtttacatacacttaggttggagtcattaactcgtttttcaaccactccacaaatttcttgttaacaaactatagttttggcaagttggttaggacatctaatttttccaacaattgtttacagacagattttatcacttataattcactgtatcacaattccagtgggtcagaagtttacatacactaagttgactgtgcctttaaatagcatggaaaattccagaatattatgtcatggctttagaagcttcggataggctaattgtcatcatttgagccaattggaggtgtacctgtggatgtatttcaaggcctactttcaaactcagtgcctctgcttgacatcatgggaaaatctaaataaatcagccaagacctcagaaaaacaattgtagacctccacaagtctggttcatccttcaaGGAAATTTTCAAATGCCTcatggtaccacgttcatctgtacaaacaatcgtacgtaagtataaacaccatgggaccacatagCCGTcacactgctcaggaaggaggcgcgttctgtctcctagagatgaaagtacttttgtgcaaaaagtgcaaatcaatcgcagaacaacagcaaataaccttgtgaagatgctggaggaaacaggtacaaaagtctatatccacagtaaaacatttCCTATATTGACATATGACctgagaagccactgctccaaaacggccatcaaaatgccagactacggtttacaactgcacatggggacaaagatcggacatttttgagaaatgtcctctggtctgatgaaacaaaaatag
This portion of the Salvelinus fontinalis isolate EN_2023a chromosome 27, ASM2944872v1, whole genome shotgun sequence genome encodes:
- the LOC129824896 gene encoding probable G-protein coupled receptor 132 yields the protein MHDPSVTQTSVAAINCSTDAPPCTPNYEEDRVPLVVLYSVVLVIGLPANIATVYLTFLQVCRKNVLGIYLLSLSVCDLMYLCTLPMWANYVNAGHQWRWSSMACKVTGYFFFNNMYISIFLLCCVSSDRYVAVVYAVESRGLRRQRLAVAVTVAIVLVVFVGHVPVFTMPEGDAAEGQRRCFEPGKGTSTVTGFNYARFVIGFLFPLVVLVVTNRAILANVQASTGLRQCQKERVRYLAFAVVVLFLVCFAPYHVILLLRAVTFHFTELQKCHFQESLYTPYTISLGLSTFNSAINPILYVLSSDNIRKELRRGLAGLRGRATLRPRSTDSSQHKMHNSKNSSEVAAATQEAEKHGH